Proteins from a single region of Gordonia hongkongensis:
- a CDS encoding dihydrofolate reductase family protein translates to MATTIFSATASLDGFIAGPGGDMSWLTRFFDVPADGQPASTAADDAAARLMRGTGALLVGNRSFRGDDPNKGTDREGAFGGEYDGPAVVLTHNPPADPVDGVTFVSDLHEAVETATAIAGDAYVTVIGADVARQMIDHGLLDEVLVFFVPVFLGAGVRLFDRPGGGEVRLTPIPGESEYWCRVER, encoded by the coding sequence ATGGCGACAACGATCTTCTCGGCGACGGCATCACTCGACGGGTTCATCGCCGGACCCGGTGGCGACATGTCGTGGCTGACCCGATTCTTCGACGTGCCCGCCGACGGGCAGCCGGCGTCCACTGCAGCGGACGATGCCGCCGCACGGTTGATGCGCGGCACCGGCGCACTGCTGGTCGGCAATCGCTCGTTCCGCGGCGATGATCCCAACAAGGGCACCGACCGCGAAGGTGCGTTCGGTGGCGAATATGACGGGCCCGCTGTTGTTCTCACGCACAACCCACCCGCCGACCCCGTCGACGGCGTCACCTTCGTGTCCGATCTGCACGAGGCGGTCGAGACCGCCACCGCGATCGCGGGCGACGCCTATGTCACCGTGATCGGTGCCGATGTCGCGCGACAGATGATCGATCACGGGTTGCTCGACGAGGTGCTCGTGTTCTTCGTCCCGGTGTTTCTCGGCGCGGGCGTGCGGTTGTTCGACCGGCCCGGCGGTGGCGAGGTCCGGCTCACACCGATCCCCGGTGAGAGCGAGTACTGGTGTCGAGTGGAGCGATGA